One window from the genome of Bacteroidota bacterium encodes:
- a CDS encoding serine hydrolase — protein sequence MEKNSPSRTMDSKMVRLSTLLLLLFLSITGCEKKVVDGSEPETAVAADDIYSKLEETPDPGEIFSTEPDPFIDSILSKMTLEEKVGQLLFPAVQPGRMTKEYLENKHFENYKPGGFVLFGSSMMKSAQLIRELQQYSKIPLLFAEDFERGVAMRIPGAKSYPFNMALAAANSPLLVYEMGKRIARDSKILGVNWNLSPVADINNNIANPIINVRSFGEDPEQVAELAIMMMKGLHAGGVLSSLKHFPGHGNTSTDSHTDLAVIKGTDEQFRSTELFPFRKCIEKGAYSVMVGHLGVESQNTPDTPATLSYNIVTKLLREQLGFKGIANTDAMSMKAVSKYNKPGEAAVRTIKAGMDVIMASLDSKEAFIAIVAAVRRGEIKESRIDLSVRKVLQAKRWTGLFDSKPASISEVSKLDAEREVDEIARDLAIRSITLLKSNPGLFPLDKKKKYFHLVIKDGRDFPNYKSFLSELNSRNKNIDTWELPLKPDDTDLEILSEKLTGTKEVIVSVYLQIRNATGKINMEKSTIKVVQDLLKKGKKVILLAHCHPYILLNFPQVDVFVTNYGAEIAGEKALAAAVFGENNISGRLPVSIPGTEFKRGSGIDLLKEQGRTQGLSDKYKRIDELVNSGIKDSIFPGAAISIIKDGKLFYENSYGRFTYEPSSFSVKTNSMYDIASLTKVTATTFAVMKLLEEGKISLDDPVEKYIPGFVNKKKVTIKTILTHTSGLPASGKFFRSVKGPDEIFNEICELNLDYKTGTKTVYSDLGMIVLGRLVEKVAGKNLDQFMREILWSPIGMLSTKYNPEQVDIPYCVPTEIDDFWRNRLIQGSVHDENCFALGGMTGHAGLFSTVEDIRKFMIMFLSGGVFDGVRYLKQETITQFITRQSNNSSRALGWDTNFKHAGVGGKSFAENSFGHTGFTGTSIWADYRKKFAVILFTNRVYPTRKKEGIKNFRIRLHEALATLLM from the coding sequence ATGGAAAAAAATAGCCCGTCACGGACGATGGACAGCAAAATGGTCAGGCTTTCGACGCTTCTTTTGCTCCTTTTTCTTTCGATCACCGGTTGTGAAAAAAAGGTGGTTGATGGAAGTGAGCCGGAAACAGCCGTAGCTGCGGATGATATCTACAGCAAGCTGGAAGAGACACCCGACCCCGGTGAAATATTCTCGACTGAACCTGACCCCTTCATCGATTCCATCCTCTCAAAAATGACGCTGGAGGAGAAAGTCGGGCAGTTGCTGTTTCCTGCAGTTCAACCCGGGAGAATGACAAAGGAATATCTCGAAAACAAGCATTTCGAAAACTATAAACCTGGCGGCTTTGTCCTTTTCGGTTCGAGCATGATGAAATCAGCTCAGTTGATAAGGGAATTGCAGCAGTATTCCAAAATTCCTTTACTCTTTGCGGAAGATTTTGAAAGGGGAGTTGCGATGCGGATTCCCGGTGCAAAATCATATCCTTTCAACATGGCACTGGCAGCAGCAAACTCGCCTCTCCTTGTTTATGAAATGGGAAAGAGGATTGCCCGTGATTCAAAAATTCTCGGGGTCAACTGGAATCTCAGCCCCGTTGCAGATATCAATAACAATATCGCAAATCCTATCATTAATGTCCGTTCGTTTGGTGAGGACCCAGAACAGGTGGCTGAACTGGCAATTATGATGATGAAGGGTCTTCATGCCGGGGGTGTACTCTCATCTTTAAAACACTTCCCCGGACACGGCAACACTTCCACCGATTCTCACACAGATCTCGCAGTAATAAAAGGTACTGATGAACAGTTTCGTTCGACCGAACTTTTTCCTTTCAGAAAATGCATCGAGAAAGGGGCTTACAGTGTCATGGTCGGGCATCTTGGAGTGGAATCACAAAATACACCCGATACACCTGCAACACTCTCCTACAACATTGTAACGAAATTACTGAGGGAACAGCTTGGCTTCAAGGGTATCGCAAATACCGATGCAATGAGCATGAAGGCTGTTTCCAAGTATAACAAACCCGGAGAGGCAGCGGTAAGGACGATAAAGGCGGGGATGGATGTAATCATGGCATCGCTCGATTCCAAGGAAGCATTCATTGCCATAGTTGCAGCCGTCAGGAGGGGAGAGATTAAGGAATCCAGAATTGACCTTTCAGTTAGAAAAGTGTTGCAGGCGAAAAGATGGACCGGACTTTTCGACAGCAAGCCCGCTTCGATTTCAGAAGTATCGAAACTTGATGCCGAGCGGGAGGTGGATGAGATTGCAAGGGACCTTGCAATCAGGTCGATTACACTGTTGAAATCAAATCCGGGTCTGTTTCCGTTGGACAAAAAGAAAAAATACTTTCATCTGGTAATTAAGGACGGGCGTGATTTCCCTAATTATAAGTCGTTCCTCAGTGAGCTGAATTCCAGAAATAAAAATATTGACACCTGGGAATTACCTTTGAAACCTGATGATACAGATCTTGAAATTCTCTCCGAGAAACTCACAGGTACCAAAGAGGTGATAGTCTCTGTTTATCTTCAGATCCGTAATGCGACAGGGAAGATTAACATGGAAAAATCGACCATAAAAGTAGTGCAGGATCTTCTGAAGAAGGGGAAAAAAGTTATTCTGCTGGCGCACTGTCATCCCTACATTTTGTTGAATTTTCCCCAGGTTGATGTATTTGTGACGAACTATGGAGCCGAGATTGCGGGTGAGAAAGCGCTGGCGGCTGCTGTTTTTGGCGAAAACAATATCTCGGGTAGACTTCCGGTATCCATTCCCGGCACCGAATTTAAAAGAGGGAGTGGAATCGACTTGTTGAAAGAACAGGGCAGAACCCAGGGACTTTCTGACAAGTACAAGAGAATTGATGAGCTGGTAAACAGCGGAATAAAGGATTCCATCTTTCCCGGGGCAGCAATTTCCATAATCAAGGATGGAAAATTGTTCTATGAGAATTCGTACGGGCGATTCACATATGAGCCCTCATCTTTCTCAGTAAAAACAAATTCGATGTATGACATTGCATCCCTGACAAAAGTGACAGCAACCACTTTTGCAGTGATGAAACTGCTTGAGGAGGGGAAAATCTCGCTCGATGATCCTGTCGAAAAATATATTCCCGGGTTTGTGAATAAAAAAAAAGTTACAATAAAAACCATTCTAACCCACACTTCCGGTCTGCCTGCTTCGGGTAAGTTTTTCAGGTCGGTGAAGGGTCCTGACGAAATATTTAATGAAATTTGCGAACTGAATCTGGATTATAAGACAGGTACGAAAACTGTTTATTCTGATCTTGGGATGATCGTGCTCGGCAGACTTGTCGAGAAAGTTGCGGGAAAGAATCTCGATCAATTTATGAGGGAGATATTGTGGAGCCCGATAGGGATGTTGAGCACAAAATATAATCCCGAGCAGGTCGACATTCCATATTGCGTACCGACAGAAATAGATGATTTCTGGAGAAACAGGTTGATACAAGGATCGGTTCACGATGAAAACTGTTTTGCACTCGGAGGAATGACGGGGCACGCGGGCTTATTTTCCACCGTTGAAGACATCAGAAAATTTATGATAATGTTTCTCTCCGGAGGAGTTTTTGACGGTGTTAGATATCTGAAACAGGAGACAATCACTCAATTTATTACCCGTCAAAGCAACAATTCATCAAGAGCACTCGGATGGGACACCAACTTCAAACATGCCGGTGTAGGGGGAAAATCGTTTGCTGAGAACTCATTCGGACATACAGGTTTTACCGGCACATCCATTTGGGCTGATTACCGGAAAAAATTTGCTGTCATCCTTTTTACAAACAGGGTCTATCCGACAAGGAAAAAAGAGGGAATAAAAAACTTCAGAATCAGACTTCATGAGGCATTAGCCACACTTCTGATGTAG
- a CDS encoding MFS transporter has translation MSRKEHRHPWSWIPTLYFAEGIPYVIVMTVSVVMYKDLGVSNTDIALFTSWLYLPWVIKPLWSPIVDIVKTKRLWTVAMQGLLAAGFVGVAFTLTLPIEDFFWPSMIFLALMALASATHDIAADGFYLLALDKDKQSFFVGIRSTFYRAATLFGNGVLVFFAGYFTKNYFKGEAEPAWMIVFGIAAGLFLLFFVYHKFMLPYPADDSPRVEEGKNKLNEFFLAFAGFFKQKKIGLILFFLLVYRLPEAQLVKMVAPFLKDPVSKSGMGLSNEQFAVVYGTAGIIALTIGGILGGIAISKHGLKRWIWPMLVAMHLPILAFWYLAATPPHDIFIIGVAVVVEQFGYGFGFAAYMVYMMYVSDNKYKTSSYAVCTGFMALGMMIPGMWSGWLEETVGYSNFFMIVLLTAIPSLFATWLIPLDADYGKK, from the coding sequence ATGAGTAGAAAAGAACACAGGCACCCCTGGTCATGGATACCCACTCTCTATTTTGCTGAAGGCATCCCCTATGTGATTGTGATGACAGTTTCGGTCGTGATGTACAAGGATTTAGGGGTCTCAAATACAGATATAGCACTGTTTACAAGCTGGCTCTATCTTCCATGGGTTATCAAACCGCTGTGGAGTCCGATTGTTGATATTGTAAAAACGAAGAGGTTGTGGACGGTTGCCATGCAGGGATTGCTTGCAGCCGGGTTTGTCGGTGTGGCTTTCACCCTCACACTACCGATTGAGGATTTCTTTTGGCCCTCGATGATTTTCCTTGCCCTGATGGCACTGGCATCGGCAACTCATGATATTGCCGCAGACGGTTTTTATTTGCTGGCATTGGACAAGGACAAACAATCGTTTTTTGTCGGAATCAGAAGCACATTCTACAGAGCTGCCACACTGTTCGGAAATGGTGTTCTGGTGTTCTTTGCCGGGTATTTCACCAAAAATTATTTCAAAGGTGAAGCAGAACCTGCCTGGATGATAGTTTTTGGAATTGCAGCAGGTCTGTTCCTTCTCTTCTTTGTTTATCACAAATTTATGCTTCCTTATCCCGCTGATGATTCACCGAGAGTGGAAGAGGGGAAGAATAAACTGAATGAATTTTTTCTGGCTTTCGCAGGATTTTTCAAGCAGAAGAAAATTGGTTTGATACTTTTCTTTCTCCTCGTTTACCGTCTGCCTGAAGCTCAGCTTGTGAAAATGGTTGCTCCTTTTCTGAAAGACCCCGTCTCAAAAAGTGGTATGGGATTGAGTAATGAGCAGTTTGCTGTTGTGTATGGAACCGCAGGTATAATCGCCCTCACCATCGGCGGTATACTCGGTGGTATTGCAATCTCGAAACATGGACTTAAGAGATGGATTTGGCCCATGCTTGTAGCGATGCACCTCCCGATTCTTGCTTTCTGGTATCTGGCTGCCACCCCTCCACATGATATCTTTATCATCGGAGTTGCGGTGGTGGTTGAGCAATTTGGTTACGGCTTTGGTTTTGCAGCCTACATGGTCTATATGATGTATGTTTCCGACAACAAATATAAAACTTCCTCCTACGCTGTCTGCACCGGTTTTATGGCATTGGGTATGATGATTCCGGGCATGTGGTCCGGCTGGCTGGAGGAGACGGTGGGATATTCCAACTTTTTCATGATTGTGCTACTCACGGCAATCCCAAGCCTCTTTGCGACATGGCTGATTCCGCTTGACGCCGATTATGGAAAAAAATAG